In Sordaria macrospora chromosome 5, complete sequence, a single window of DNA contains:
- a CDS encoding mitochondrial 54S ribosomal protein bL32m — MAAMTSAAAPALRLFNPSTFFQTLRTQRFGVPALSFAVPAAAISLLPSIPSLLEDIWESILRAVPKKKTSHMKKRHRQMAGKALKDVTHLNRCPACGGLKRMHHLCSNCLGKLKGFMDREGGSNAKAY; from the exons ATGGCCGCCATGACTtctgccgccgcccccgccctccggctcttcaacccctcgaccttcttccaGACCCTCAGGACACAGCGGTTCGGTGTCCCCGCCCTCAGCTTCGCCgtccccgccgccgccatctcgCTCCTCCCGTCGATACCATCGCTGCTCGAGGACATCTGGGAGAGCATCCTGCGCGCCgtgcccaagaagaagacgtcGCACATGAAGAAGAGACACAGGCAGATGGCCGGCAAGGCCCTCAAGGACGTGACACATCTCAACCGGTGCCCGGCTTGCGGTGGCCTCAAGAGGATGCACCACTTGTGCTCCAACTGCTTGGGAA AGCTCAAGGGCTTCATGGACCGTGAGGGTGGTAGCAATGCCAAGGCCTACTAA